One Catharus ustulatus isolate bCatUst1 chromosome 2, bCatUst1.pri.v2, whole genome shotgun sequence genomic window carries:
- the CCDC90B gene encoding coiled-coil domain-containing protein 90B, mitochondrial isoform X2 has product MDTVYKDMVTQAQQEITLQQIMAHLDSIRKDMVILEKSEFANLRAENEKMKIELDQVKQQLMTETGKIRADSKLDINLERSRVTDMFTDQERKLMEATTEFHKKDANTNSIISEISNKIDTEIASLKTLMESNKLDTIRYLAASVFTCLAIALGFYRFWK; this is encoded by the exons ATGGACACCGTCTATAAGGACATGGTAACACAGGCCCAGCAG gaaataacTTTACAGCAGATAATGGCACATTTGGATTCCATTCGAAAAGATATGGTCATCCTGGAGAAAAGTGAATTTGCAAACTTGAGAGCAGAGAACGAG aaaatgaaaattgaattaGATCAAGTTAAACAGCAGCTAATG actGAAACCGGTAAAATCCGAGCTGACAGCAAGCTAGACATAaacctggagaggagcagggtgaCAGATATG TTTACAGATCAGGAGAGGAAACTGATGGAAGCAACTACAGAGTTTCATAAAAAA GATGCAAATACCAACAGCATTATCTCAGAAATCAGTAATAAAATTGACACTGAAATAGCTTCCTTAAAAACACTCATGGAATCGAATAAACTTGATACCATTCGCTATTTGGCAG cttcagTGTTCACTTGCCTAGCAATAGCACTGGGATTTTACAGGTTCTGGAAATAG